A genomic segment from Microtus pennsylvanicus isolate mMicPen1 chromosome 21, mMicPen1.hap1, whole genome shotgun sequence encodes:
- the LOC142839164 gene encoding putative vomeronasal receptor-like protein 4, with protein sequence MSSLRIVLNFQAGLGVLANMFLLVFYTFIILCHRPKPMDMISCQLTFIHIVLLLTGADIWLWDIFESLNIENDFKCKTNFYISRVMRGLSICVTCLLSVFQAVTISPSSPLLAKFKYKLQNHMIYAFLFIWSFNLLFSSNQIFYGGAFTNVSETKQMKVSKFCSLFSMNYIIRALILTVATCRDVFLVGVMLASSAYMVIILLRHQRQHKHLHSLSHLRASPEKRATQTILLLVVSFVVMYWINFIISSISVLLWMYNPVILGVQKIVMNVYPTITPLVQISSDNRIINMLKHMQSMCHQIFKKR encoded by the coding sequence ATGTCCTCATTAAGGATTGTCCTTAATTTCCAAGCTGGACTTGGAGTCCTGGCCAATatgtttctccttgttttctaTACTTTCATAATTCTGTGTCACAGACCTAAGCCCATGGACATGATCTCCTGTCAACTGACCTTCATCCACATAGTGCTGCTCCTCACTGGAGCAGATATTTGGCTTTGGGACATATTTGAGTCACTGAACATTGAGAATGACttcaaatgtaaaacaaattttTACATAAGCAGGGTGATGAGAGGCCTCTCCATCTGtgtcacctgcctcctgagtgtgttccAGGCTGTCACTATCAGTCCCAGTTCCCCTTTGTtggcaaaatttaaatataaactacAAAACCATATGatttatgcttttttatttatttggtctttCAACTTGTTATTCAGTAGCAACCAAATCTTCTATGGTGGTGCTTTTACTAACGTGAGTGAGACCAAGCAGATGAAGGTCTCTAAATTCTGCTCACTCTTCTCCATGAACTACATCATCAGGGCACTGATTTTAACAGTGGCAACCTGCAGAGATGTATTTCTTGTAGGAGTTATGCTGGCCAGTAGTGCATACATGGTGATTATCTTGCTCAGACATCAGAGGCAACATAAGCATCTTCACAGCCTCAGCCACCTGAGAGCATCTCCTGAGAAAAGGGCCACCCAGACCATCTTGCTGCTGGTGGTCTCTTTTGTGGTCATGTACTGGATAAATTTCATCATCTCATCCATTTCAGTTCTGTTATGGATGTACAACCCAGTCATCCTGGGTGTTCAGAAGATTGTTATGAATGTCTATCCCACAATTACTCCTTTGGTACAAATCAGTTCTGATAACAGAATAATCAATATGCTGAAACACATGCAGTCTATGTGccatcagatttttaaaaagagataa
- the LOC142839161 gene encoding vomeronasal type-1 receptor 90-like produces the protein MSSLKNVLNFQAGLGVLANMFLLFFYIFITLGQRPKSTDIISCQLAFIHTLLLITGADIWLWDIFESLNIENGFKCKTTFYISRVMRGLSICITCLLSVFQAVTISPSSSFLAKFKYKLKKYMICSFFFIWSFNLLFLSHWIFYTGTFSNVSETNQMKVTKVCSLFSMNYIIRALILTMATSRDVFLVGVMLATSAYMVIILLRRQRQHKHLHSLSHLRASPEKRATQTILLLVIFFVVMYWVDFIISSTASLLWMYDPVILSVQKFLMNVYPTITPLVQISSDNRIINMLKDMQSVCRHILKKG, from the coding sequence ATGTCCTCATTGAAGAATGTCCTTAATTTCCAAGCTGGACTTGGAGTCCTGGCCAAtatgtttctcctttttttctacattttcataACTCTAGGTCAGAGACCTAAGTCCACGGACATTATCTCCTGTCAACTGGCCTTCATTCACACACTGCTGCTCATTACTGGAGCAGATATTTGGCTTTGGGACATATTTGAGTCACTGAACATTGAAAATGGCTTCAAATGTAAGACAACTTTTTACATAAGCAGGGTGATGAGAGGCCTCTCCATCTgcatcacctgcctcctgagtgtgttccAGGCTGTCACTATCAGTCCCAGTTCCTCTTTCTtggcaaaatttaaatataaactaaaaaagtACAtgatttgttctttcttctttatttggtCTTTCAACTTGTTATTCCTTAGCCACTGGATCTTTTATACTGGTACTTTTTCCAACGTGAGTGAGACCAACCAGATGAAGGTCACAAAAGTCTGCTCACTCTTCTCCATGAACTATATCATCAGGGCACTGATTTTAACAATGGCAACCTCTAGAGATGTATTTCTTGTAGGAGTTATGCTGGCCACAAGTGCATATATGGTGATCATCTTGCTCAGACGTCAGAGGCAACATAAGCATCTTCACAGCCTCAGCCACCTGAGAGCATCTCCTGAGAAAAGGGCCACCCAGACCATCTTGCTGCTGGTGATTTTCTTTGTGGTCATGTACTGGGTGGACTTCATCATCTCATCCACTGCATCTCTGTTATGGATGTACGACCCAGTCATTCTGAGTGTTCAGAAGTTTCTGATGAATGTCTATCCCACAATTACTCCTTTGGTACAAATCAGTTCTGATAACAGAATAATCAATATGCTGAAAGACATGCAGTCTGTGTGCcgccacattttaaaaaagggataa